The nucleotide window CCGTTCGGCAATTTGGTCCGCCGTAAGATATGCGGGCGACCTCGGATCGGCAACCCAATCCATGGTGTCCATGCTGTGGTTCACATCCCGGCCCAGCGTCCAGCCCACGTGCCGGTACCCAAGCTCGGCAGCCCAACCGCGGATCTCGTCGTTCTGCTCCCCGTACGGAGCCCGCCAGTACGGGCTCATCTCGACGCCCGTAACCTGACGGAACAACTCCGCAGTCTTGCGAAGCTCGTCGTGTAGCCTTTCGCAAGTGAGGCCCGGTAGCGTGCTGTGACGCCGATTCTGCTCCCAGCTCGTCAGGTGAGGGTGGCTCCAGGTATGGTTGCCGACCTGGTGCCCTTCGCGGACGATTCGACGCACCGTCTCAGGATACCGACGAATGAACTCCCCCGTCAGAAAAAAGGTGGCCCGCACGTTCTCCGCCCGGAGATAGTCCAGGATCTCGTCTCCCGCGTTGTTCAGGGACCCACCGTCAAAGGTGAGGGCCAGGACCCTCTCCTCCGAGGGACCACGGTCCAGGCTCCGCGCCAGATAGCTGGGACTCGGGGGATAGTAGGTGATCTCCACGAGTCCGAGCGTATCGACCGTACCCCTGCCGCTGAGGGCTACCACAGCGTATTGATTCTTGCCGCGTCGAGCCGGCAAGTTTTCAAGGACGAACTTCCCGGGGCCGACCACCTCTGCCTTCACAACCTCCCCCGCGGCCAGCACGCTGATCACACAACTTGCGTCCACCTGCCCCTCCAGCCGCAGGCGCCCCCCTGTGAGCGTAGCGACGGGTCCCGCAGGCCCGGCGACCGGAACCCTCTGCCTTTCTTCCCTGGGGGTCGGAGAAACGCCCGACGCCACCAGGGCCACCCGTTTGGACAGCTCCCGGATTTCCCGCAACGCCCAGAGGTTGGCAACCACCAGGATCAGGAGCAGAATCGCAAGGGCACCTCGGGTCCACGCCGGGTAACGCTTTTTCGCTCGGGGGCCTGCCCCCGCCCAGATT belongs to candidate division KSB1 bacterium and includes:
- a CDS encoding polysaccharide deacetylase family protein, with the protein product MDASCVISVLAAGEVVKAEVVGPGKFVLENLPARRGKNQYAVVALSGRGTVDTLGLVEITYYPPSPSYLARSLDRGPSEERVLALTFDGGSLNNAGDEILDYLRAENVRATFFLTGEFIRRYPETVRRIVREGHQVGNHTWSHPHLTSWEQNRRHSTLPGLTCERLHDELRKTAELFRQVTGVEMSPYWRAPYGEQNDEIRGWAAELGYRHVGWTLGRDVNHSMDTMDWVADPRSPAYLTADQIAERILRMAREEPCGACGAIVLMHMGSERNGDFPHRKLPEIIRGLKDLGYRLVTIGEMFP